Proteins encoded in a region of the Puniceibacterium sp. IMCC21224 genome:
- a CDS encoding sorbosone dehydrogenase family protein, whose protein sequence is MDFIARATAIVGGAMVLLRRMSAPAPQAVGLTPDIPEARKQGIMTLKMPTAKGWEPGHTPTAAPGLKVNAFASNLAHPRWIEVLPNGDVLVAEALQQESKPKTLMGHAMQATMKRAKAVGQSANRISLWRDSDGDGVAETREVFLEGQNQPFGMALVDGTFYVGNTDGIVAFDYEDGATHVTGPGKRLVEFKPGGHWTRSLIVSPDRTKIYAGVGSLSNIADEGMEAEEGRAAIWELDLATGNARIFASGLRNAVGTAWEPVTGKLWTAVNERDGLGDETPPDYLTSVQDGGFYGWPYCYWGKTVDDRVPQDAAMVARAITPDYALGGHTASLGLCWMPAGTLPGFGDGMVIGQHGSWNRSILSGYRMIFVPFENGRPAGPPRDILWGFLSEDEKTSYGRPVGVAIGPDGTSLLMADDVGDVIWRVTGA, encoded by the coding sequence ATGGACTTTATCGCACGGGCAACCGCAATCGTGGGCGGCGCAATGGTGTTGCTAAGACGGATGAGCGCACCAGCACCACAGGCCGTCGGCCTGACCCCGGACATTCCTGAGGCGCGCAAGCAGGGGATTATGACGCTCAAGATGCCGACGGCCAAGGGATGGGAGCCGGGCCATACCCCCACCGCCGCACCGGGATTAAAGGTCAACGCCTTTGCATCAAATCTGGCACATCCGCGCTGGATCGAGGTGCTGCCAAACGGCGATGTCCTGGTGGCCGAGGCGCTGCAACAGGAAAGCAAGCCCAAGACCCTGATGGGCCACGCCATGCAGGCCACGATGAAACGCGCCAAGGCCGTCGGTCAAAGCGCCAACCGCATTTCGCTGTGGCGTGACAGTGACGGCGATGGTGTGGCCGAAACCCGCGAAGTGTTCCTTGAAGGGCAGAACCAGCCCTTTGGCATGGCGCTGGTGGATGGAACGTTCTACGTCGGCAACACTGACGGTATCGTCGCATTCGACTACGAAGATGGCGCCACCCATGTGACCGGCCCCGGCAAACGGCTTGTCGAGTTCAAGCCGGGCGGCCACTGGACCCGCAGCCTGATCGTCTCGCCCGACCGAACCAAGATCTATGCCGGCGTCGGGTCGCTGAGTAATATCGCGGACGAGGGCATGGAGGCCGAAGAGGGACGCGCCGCAATCTGGGAACTGGATCTGGCAACCGGAAACGCCCGCATCTTTGCGTCAGGACTGCGCAATGCGGTCGGCACAGCGTGGGAGCCGGTGACAGGCAAGCTGTGGACCGCAGTGAACGAACGTGACGGGCTGGGTGACGAAACACCGCCGGATTATCTGACCTCGGTGCAGGACGGCGGGTTTTATGGCTGGCCCTATTGCTATTGGGGCAAAACCGTCGATGACCGCGTGCCGCAGGATGCCGCGATGGTCGCGCGCGCGATCACGCCGGATTATGCATTGGGCGGGCACACCGCATCGCTGGGCCTGTGCTGGATGCCTGCGGGCACCCTGCCCGGCTTTGGCGACGGTATGGTGATCGGCCAGCATGGATCGTGGAACCGCTCGATCCTCAGCGGATATCGAATGATCTTTGTCCCGTTTGAAAATGGCCGCCCGGCGGGTCCACCCCGCGACATCCTGTGGGGATTCCTGTCCGAGGATGAAAAAACCTCTTACGGCCGCCCCGTTGGTGTCGCGATCGGCCCGGATGGCACATCACTGCTGATGGCGGATGATGTGGGCGACGTGATCTGGCGCGTCACTGGCGCGTAA
- a CDS encoding DUF2783 domain-containing protein, with translation MAKQIYDSQLGDATDDAYAVIMAAHDGLSEAQSHALNVRLVLLMANAIGSARAVEDLCQTARAYVD, from the coding sequence ATGGCGAAACAAATCTACGACAGCCAACTGGGTGATGCCACGGATGATGCCTATGCGGTGATCATGGCCGCACATGACGGCCTGAGCGAGGCGCAAAGCCATGCCTTGAATGTCCGGCTTGTGTTGCTGATGGCCAATGCCATCGGGTCGGCTCGCGCGGTCGAGGATCTGTGCCAGACCGCGCGCGCCTATGTCGACTGA
- a CDS encoding FAD-dependent monooxygenase translates to MPAYAPLRQPFVRPPDLNGGTGHTPVAIVGAGPVGLALAIDLAQRGVASVVLDDNDVVSIGSRAICWAKRTLEIFDRLGIGERMLAKGVTWQTGRLFHGDREVYAFDLLPEAGHKYPAFINLQQYYVEEFLIDRARDFPDLIDLRFLSEVVDHAAEGDGVRITVDTPEGRYDLIATWLVACDGAGSPTRKRMGLPFEGQTFEEQFLIADIEMAGNPFGDGPPERWFWFDPVFHPGKSALLHQQPDNIYRIDLQLDPGSDPASDMNEDRVMSRIRAITGGKPLRLDWISLYRFRCMRLDRFVHGRVIFAGDSAHVVSPFGARGGNGGIQDIDNLGWKLAAVVSGAAPHGLIDSYDVERGHAADENIRYSTRATNFMTPKSPIEALFRAETLRLAQDQPFARRMINSGRLSQPCHLSGFGPQTLGGGTVAPGTTLIDAPVGMDWLVSVLPLGLCLVGFGDVVLPDVAGLARIGVGQRAADYPCYPDRDGFAMERYGRDIAYLIRPDGYVAACFARPDAESVHKAMLRALGHPTTTEVT, encoded by the coding sequence ATGCCCGCCTATGCCCCCCTGCGACAGCCGTTTGTCCGCCCGCCGGACCTGAACGGTGGCACAGGTCATACGCCTGTTGCCATTGTCGGGGCGGGGCCGGTTGGGCTGGCGCTGGCGATTGATCTTGCGCAGCGCGGTGTGGCCTCGGTTGTGCTGGACGATAACGATGTCGTTTCGATCGGGAGTCGGGCGATCTGCTGGGCCAAACGGACGCTCGAAATCTTTGACCGTCTGGGGATTGGCGAACGGATGCTGGCCAAGGGGGTCACGTGGCAGACGGGTCGGCTCTTTCATGGGGATAGGGAGGTCTATGCCTTTGATCTGCTGCCCGAGGCCGGGCACAAATACCCTGCATTCATCAACCTCCAGCAATACTACGTCGAAGAGTTCCTGATCGACCGCGCCCGCGACTTTCCCGACCTGATCGACCTGCGGTTTTTGTCTGAGGTGGTGGACCACGCGGCTGAGGGTGATGGTGTGCGCATAACGGTAGACACGCCAGAGGGGCGCTATGACCTGATCGCCACATGGCTTGTGGCCTGCGATGGCGCGGGGTCTCCCACCCGCAAACGCATGGGCCTGCCGTTCGAGGGGCAGACTTTCGAAGAACAGTTCCTCATCGCGGACATCGAGATGGCGGGAAACCCCTTTGGCGACGGACCACCCGAACGCTGGTTCTGGTTCGATCCGGTGTTTCACCCCGGAAAATCCGCCCTGCTGCATCAACAGCCCGACAATATTTACCGTATCGATCTGCAACTCGACCCTGGTAGCGATCCGGCCTCGGATATGAATGAAGACAGAGTGATGTCGCGGATCAGAGCCATCACTGGCGGCAAACCCCTTCGTCTAGACTGGATCAGCCTCTATCGGTTCCGCTGCATGCGGCTGGATCGGTTTGTCCATGGTCGGGTGATCTTTGCTGGTGATTCCGCGCATGTGGTGTCGCCGTTCGGGGCGCGTGGCGGCAATGGCGGTATTCAGGATATCGATAATCTGGGGTGGAAATTGGCGGCTGTTGTGTCCGGCGCTGCTCCGCATGGTTTGATCGACAGCTATGATGTGGAACGTGGCCACGCCGCAGACGAAAACATACGCTATTCCACCCGTGCCACCAATTTCATGACGCCGAAATCTCCGATAGAGGCGCTGTTTCGCGCCGAGACCCTGCGTTTGGCGCAGGATCAACCGTTCGCGCGACGGATGATCAATTCGGGCCGCCTGTCGCAGCCTTGCCATCTGAGTGGGTTCGGCCCGCAGACGCTCGGCGGCGGGACCGTGGCGCCCGGAACCACGCTGATCGACGCGCCGGTGGGGATGGACTGGTTGGTGTCGGTATTGCCGCTGGGGCTTTGTCTGGTCGGGTTCGGGGATGTGGTGCTGCCGGATGTGGCGGGACTTGCACGGATCGGTGTCGGGCAGCGAGCCGCCGATTATCCCTGTTACCCGGATCGCGATGGCTTTGCGATGGAACGCTACGGTCGCGATATCGCCTATCTGATACGCCCTGACGGCTATGTGGCAGCCTGTTTCGCGCGTCCGGACGCTGAATCAGTCCATAAGGCCATGTTACGGGCGCTTGGCCACCCAACAACAACCGAGGTTACGTGA
- a CDS encoding MBL fold metallo-hydrolase, which produces MSGFASQNDLDEKTISFTEIGDGLYAFTAEGDPNTGVIIGDESVMIVEAQATPRLARMVIEKVREVTDKPISHLVLTHYHAVRVLGASAYGTPEIIMSDTARAMVAERGQEDWDSEFGRFPRLFQGHEEIPGLTWPTTTFSDSMTVYLGKRRVDIMHLGRAHTAGDAVVWVPDQDVMFSGDIVEYHSACYCGDGHFSDWSDTLDNIAAFEPHSIAPGRGDALVGPEMVTKAISATRDFVLSTYKPVARVVARGGSLKEAWDACRAECDPKFADYAIYEHCLPFNVARAYDEARGIDTPRVWTAERDKEMWADLQG; this is translated from the coding sequence ATGAGCGGATTTGCGAGCCAGAACGACCTAGACGAAAAGACCATATCCTTTACCGAAATTGGCGATGGCCTCTATGCCTTTACCGCCGAAGGTGATCCCAACACCGGGGTGATCATCGGGGATGAATCTGTGATGATCGTCGAGGCGCAAGCCACCCCGCGCCTGGCCCGTATGGTCATTGAAAAGGTGCGCGAGGTCACGGACAAACCCATCAGTCATCTTGTCCTGACTCATTACCATGCCGTCCGGGTACTGGGGGCGAGCGCCTATGGTACGCCCGAAATCATCATGTCCGACACCGCCCGTGCCATGGTCGCTGAACGCGGCCAAGAGGATTGGGACAGCGAATTCGGCCGCTTTCCCCGGCTTTTTCAGGGCCACGAAGAAATCCCCGGCCTGACCTGGCCCACCACGACGTTTTCCGATTCAATGACAGTCTATCTGGGCAAGCGCCGTGTCGATATCATGCACCTTGGTCGGGCACATACGGCAGGGGATGCCGTGGTCTGGGTGCCGGATCAGGACGTGATGTTCAGCGGTGATATCGTTGAATACCACTCGGCTTGCTACTGCGGCGACGGGCATTTTTCGGATTGGTCCGACACGCTGGACAACATCGCCGCGTTCGAACCCCATAGCATCGCACCGGGCCGCGGCGATGCGCTGGTCGGCCCCGAGATGGTGACCAAAGCAATCAGTGCGACGCGGGATTTTGTTCTGTCGACCTACAAACCTGTCGCCCGCGTGGTCGCACGGGGCGGTAGCCTGAAAGAGGCGTGGGATGCTTGCCGCGCCGAATGCGACCCCAAATTCGCTGATTACGCGATCTATGAACATTGTCTGCCGTTCAACGTCGCCCGTGCCTATGACGAAGCGCGCGGCATCGACACCCCCCGCGTCTGGACGGCTGAACGGGACAAGGAAATGTGGGCCGACTTGCAGGGCTGA
- a CDS encoding fumarylacetoacetate hydrolase family protein, with the protein MKIATLRIPVDRVSNTGTPDGQLVVVSDDLTGIEGMAAQSLQEWLDKGFGNVTRNHSLSFPDSGVHSPLPRAYQFLDGSAYVNHVELVRQARGAQMPDSFWHDPLMYQGGSDSFLAPTDDIVGDPDWGIDFEGEIAVITGFVPMGASREQAAEAIRFVMLCNDVSLRNLIPGELAKGFGFVQSKPACSFSPVAVTPDALPGWDGAKLHGVLRIDLNGEPFGRVDAGTDMTFDFPTLIAHAARTRNLAPGTIVGSGTVSNKLDGGPGKPVAQGGAGYACIAEQRMIETILTGAPTTPFLRPGDHVKIWMEDDNGASIFGAISQTVRHIKDKT; encoded by the coding sequence ATGAAGATTGCGACGCTTAGAATACCAGTGGATCGGGTGTCCAATACCGGCACCCCCGATGGTCAGCTTGTCGTTGTTTCTGACGATCTGACCGGGATAGAAGGGATGGCCGCGCAGAGTTTGCAAGAGTGGCTGGACAAGGGGTTCGGCAATGTGACGCGCAATCATTCCCTGTCATTCCCCGATTCCGGAGTTCACAGCCCCCTACCACGCGCGTACCAGTTCCTCGATGGGTCGGCCTATGTGAACCATGTCGAACTGGTCCGCCAGGCACGTGGCGCGCAGATGCCCGACAGCTTTTGGCACGACCCGCTGATGTATCAGGGTGGGTCGGACAGTTTTCTGGCCCCGACCGACGACATTGTCGGCGATCCCGACTGGGGCATCGATTTTGAGGGCGAGATTGCGGTGATCACCGGCTTTGTTCCCATGGGCGCAAGCCGCGAACAGGCCGCCGAGGCGATCCGCTTTGTTATGCTGTGCAACGATGTGTCACTGCGCAACCTGATCCCCGGCGAATTGGCCAAGGGGTTCGGATTCGTGCAGTCGAAACCGGCGTGCAGCTTTTCGCCTGTCGCGGTGACGCCCGACGCGCTGCCGGGATGGGATGGGGCCAAGTTGCACGGCGTTCTGCGTATAGACCTGAACGGCGAACCCTTTGGCCGGGTCGATGCGGGCACCGACATGACCTTTGATTTCCCGACACTCATTGCCCATGCCGCCCGAACCCGGAACCTTGCCCCCGGCACCATCGTCGGGTCCGGCACCGTGTCGAACAAACTGGACGGTGGTCCGGGAAAACCCGTCGCACAGGGCGGCGCGGGCTACGCCTGCATTGCCGAACAGCGCATGATCGAGACGATCCTGACGGGGGCGCCAACAACACCATTTCTGCGCCCCGGAGACCACGTTAAAATCTGGATGGAGGATGACAACGGCGCCTCGATCTTTGGAGCTATCAGCCAGACAGTCAGACATATCAAGGACAAGACATGA
- the hmgA gene encoding homogentisate 1,2-dioxygenase, whose translation MTDPTKISGLNQSADGPLLQSGYMPGFGNDFETEALPGALPQGRNSPQRCAYGLYGEQLSGTAFTAPSHQNERTWCYRIRPSVKHTGRFARIDMPYWKSAPHVDPDVTSLGQYRWDPVPHSDAALTWITGMRTMTTAGDVYTQTGMASHIYLVTRSMEDAYFYSADSEMLVVPQEGRLRFCTELGVIDLAPQEIAILPRGLVYRVELLDGPARGFVCENYGQKFDLPGRGPIGANCMANRRDFKTPVAAFEDRETPSTVTIKWQGQFHETRIGQSPLDVVAWHGNYAPVKYDLSTYCPVGAVLFDHPDPSIFTVLTAPSGVEGTANIDFVLFRERWGVAEDTFRPPWYHKNVMSELMGNIYGQYDAKPNGFAPGGMSLHNMMLPHGPDREAFEAASAADLKPHKLDNTMSFMFETRFPQHLTRFAAKEAPLQDDYIDCWTSLEKKFDGTPEGK comes from the coding sequence ATGACCGATCCGACCAAGATTTCCGGCCTGAACCAGTCTGCCGACGGGCCCCTGTTGCAGTCGGGCTACATGCCCGGTTTTGGCAATGATTTCGAAACCGAGGCGCTGCCGGGCGCGCTGCCGCAGGGACGAAACAGCCCGCAACGCTGTGCCTACGGCCTATATGGTGAACAGCTTAGCGGTACTGCCTTTACCGCGCCCAGCCATCAGAACGAACGCACGTGGTGTTACCGCATCCGTCCCTCGGTCAAACACACTGGGCGCTTTGCCAGGATTGACATGCCGTATTGGAAATCCGCGCCACATGTCGATCCTGACGTGACCTCGCTCGGGCAATATCGCTGGGATCCGGTGCCGCATTCCGATGCTGCTTTGACCTGGATCACCGGGATGCGGACGATGACAACGGCGGGGGATGTCTACACGCAGACCGGCATGGCCAGTCACATCTATCTTGTCACCCGGTCAATGGAGGATGCCTATTTCTATTCGGCCGACAGCGAAATGCTGGTGGTGCCGCAAGAGGGCAGGTTACGGTTCTGCACCGAACTGGGGGTTATCGACCTTGCCCCGCAAGAGATCGCGATCCTGCCGCGCGGGCTTGTCTACCGGGTTGAACTGCTGGATGGGCCTGCGCGCGGTTTTGTCTGCGAAAATTACGGGCAAAAGTTCGACCTGCCGGGGCGTGGCCCGATCGGCGCAAACTGCATGGCCAATCGCCGGGACTTCAAGACGCCCGTGGCAGCGTTCGAGGATCGCGAGACACCCTCAACCGTCACCATCAAATGGCAGGGCCAATTTCACGAGACGCGGATCGGCCAAAGCCCCCTGGATGTGGTGGCCTGGCATGGCAATTACGCGCCGGTCAAATACGACCTGAGCACCTATTGCCCGGTCGGCGCGGTGCTGTTTGATCATCCCGATCCGTCGATCTTTACCGTGCTGACCGCGCCCTCTGGCGTCGAAGGCACCGCCAACATCGACTTTGTGCTGTTTCGCGAACGCTGGGGCGTCGCCGAGGATACCTTTCGCCCGCCGTGGTACCACAAGAACGTCATGTCCGAACTGATGGGCAACATCTACGGCCAGTATGATGCCAAACCCAACGGCTTTGCCCCCGGTGGGATGTCACTGCACAATATGATGCTACCGCATGGCCCTGACCGAGAAGCGTTTGAAGCTGCCAGTGCCGCCGATCTGAAGCCGCACAAGCTGGACAATACCATGTCCTTTATGTTCGAGACACGGTTTCCCCAGCACCTGACCAGATTCGCTGCTAAAGAGGCACCGTTGCAGGACGATTACATTGATTGCTGGACCTCGCTGGAAAAAAAGTTTGACGGCACGCCGGAGGGAAAATGA
- a CDS encoding hydroxypyruvate isomerase family protein codes for MATFSANLGFLWTELSLPAAIRAAKAAGFDAVECHWPYDVSALTLAAVLHETGLPMLGLNTRRGDTGAGDNGLSALPDRVDEARAAIDEAIAYAVATDTASVHVMAGFAEGADAHNTFVTNLRYACDAAAPHGITILIEPLNRYDAPGYFLRTTDQALDLIVEVGATNLALMFDCYHVQLMEGDLSHRLRDLMRVIGHVQFASVPDRAAPDHGEVHYPHIFALLDELGYDRPLGAEYKPGGPTDATLGWMPGKAQSADKRRSAGRARKA; via the coding sequence ATGGCGACATTTTCCGCCAATCTTGGCTTTCTGTGGACTGAATTGTCTCTGCCCGCCGCCATCCGCGCGGCCAAGGCTGCTGGTTTTGACGCTGTCGAATGCCACTGGCCTTATGACGTGTCGGCCCTGACGCTTGCCGCCGTGCTGCATGAAACCGGTCTGCCGATGCTGGGGCTGAACACACGGCGCGGCGATACCGGGGCAGGTGACAATGGCCTGTCGGCACTGCCGGACCGCGTCGACGAAGCCCGTGCCGCCATCGACGAAGCCATCGCGTATGCTGTCGCGACTGACACTGCCAGCGTTCACGTCATGGCCGGTTTTGCCGAGGGGGCGGACGCCCACAACACCTTTGTCACCAACCTGCGCTATGCCTGCGACGCCGCCGCGCCGCATGGCATCACTATCCTGATAGAACCGCTGAACCGTTATGACGCACCGGGATATTTCCTGCGCACAACCGATCAGGCGCTGGACCTGATTGTTGAAGTTGGGGCTACCAATCTGGCGCTGATGTTCGACTGCTATCATGTGCAGTTGATGGAAGGGGATCTGAGCCATCGCCTGCGGGATCTTATGCGCGTCATCGGCCATGTCCAGTTTGCGTCGGTTCCCGACCGGGCCGCGCCGGATCATGGTGAGGTGCATTACCCTCATATTTTTGCGCTGCTGGACGAGCTTGGCTATGACCGCCCTCTGGGCGCGGAATATAAACCCGGTGGCCCGACCGATGCGACGTTGGGCTGGATGCCGGGAAAGGCGCAGAGCGCGGATAAGCGGCGCAGCGCGGGTCGGGCGCGCAAGGCCTGA
- a CDS encoding ANTAR domain-containing response regulator, translating to MTAPLSIVIIEQEPERAQMIIDTMRQVDDYTLHVISDFRALRQKIAAFNPDVVLVDISSPSRDILEELTLASSPLERPVAMFVDQSDSSLTRQAVEAGVSAYVVDGLRSGRIRPVLDAAIARFHMFQRMRTELEATKQALEERKIIDRAKGILMRSRNIGEDDAYALLRKTAMDKGRRLSEVAESLVTAAELLS from the coding sequence ATGACCGCACCACTCTCCATCGTCATCATCGAACAAGAGCCCGAACGGGCCCAGATGATCATCGACACCATGCGTCAGGTTGATGACTACACGCTTCACGTCATTTCGGACTTTCGTGCCCTGCGGCAAAAGATTGCCGCGTTTAATCCCGACGTGGTGCTGGTCGACATTTCCAGCCCAAGCCGCGATATCCTTGAAGAACTGACCCTGGCATCAAGCCCGCTGGAACGTCCTGTGGCCATGTTCGTCGACCAGTCCGATAGTTCATTGACGCGGCAGGCGGTCGAGGCGGGCGTATCGGCCTATGTGGTGGACGGGCTGCGGTCCGGCCGGATCCGCCCGGTGCTGGATGCGGCGATTGCGCGGTTCCATATGTTCCAGCGGATGCGCACCGAATTGGAAGCCACCAAACAGGCGCTGGAAGAGCGCAAGATCATCGACCGTGCCAAGGGCATTCTGATGCGCAGCCGCAATATCGGCGAGGACGATGCCTATGCCCTGCTGCGCAAGACCGCCATGGACAAGGGGCGGCGGTTGTCCGAAGTGGCGGAATCTCTGGTGACGGCGGCAGAGCTGCTGTCATGA
- a CDS encoding CmpA/NrtA family ABC transporter substrate-binding protein produces the protein MSTIEINAGFIPLVDAAPLIIAREMGFAEEEGLSLILHSAPSWSTLRDRLVVGQIQAAHMLAPVPVAMALGLGGIADRIDVLQVTSVNGSVVGVSTAVAQELRAKANMPGFLDARAAGQALISLGRPLRIGVPFPFSMHAELLYYWLGALGLSVPQSLDVRTVPPQLMADAISADEIDAFCVGEPWGSIAVENGVGELLLPTCTIRSSAPEKVLAMRHDYAQTQPDETGRLMRAVWRACRWLAQPANRITTAEILQRPAYLGVPSEIIDRALSGQLVTTSNGHEQRVDGFLEFFAGAATFPWKSQGAWIAAQLAARVGLDRDTAMTAAKAIFRTDLYRDHLASTTAEMPGASEKLEGALSVPTAVASESGQLTLAPDRFFDGRIFDPSAKN, from the coding sequence ATGAGCACAATCGAGATCAACGCAGGCTTCATTCCCCTTGTGGACGCCGCACCTCTGATTATCGCGCGCGAGATGGGATTTGCCGAGGAAGAGGGCCTGTCGCTGATCCTGCACTCAGCTCCAAGCTGGTCGACCCTGCGCGACCGGCTGGTGGTGGGACAAATCCAAGCTGCACATATGCTGGCGCCAGTGCCCGTGGCCATGGCGTTGGGGCTGGGCGGCATCGCTGACCGGATCGACGTGCTTCAGGTAACATCGGTCAACGGCTCGGTGGTGGGGGTATCGACCGCGGTCGCCCAAGAGCTGCGCGCCAAAGCCAATATGCCGGGATTCTTGGATGCCCGCGCGGCGGGTCAGGCGCTGATCTCGCTTGGTCGGCCATTGCGCATCGGCGTGCCATTTCCGTTCTCGATGCACGCGGAGCTGCTCTATTACTGGCTGGGCGCTTTGGGGCTATCAGTCCCACAATCGCTGGACGTGCGCACGGTTCCGCCCCAGTTGATGGCCGACGCCATATCCGCGGATGAGATTGACGCCTTTTGCGTCGGTGAGCCGTGGGGCTCGATCGCGGTTGAGAACGGCGTGGGCGAACTGCTGCTGCCAACCTGCACTATCCGGTCATCCGCACCCGAAAAGGTGCTGGCCATGCGCCACGACTACGCACAGACACAACCGGACGAGACCGGACGCCTGATGCGTGCAGTCTGGCGCGCCTGCCGCTGGCTGGCCCAACCCGCGAACCGCATCACCACCGCCGAAATCCTGCAACGCCCCGCCTATCTGGGTGTGCCGAGCGAAATCATCGACCGCGCGCTGAGCGGTCAACTGGTCACCACCAGCAATGGCCATGAACAACGCGTCGACGGGTTTCTGGAATTCTTTGCCGGTGCCGCCACATTTCCGTGGAAGTCGCAGGGCGCGTGGATTGCCGCGCAACTGGCTGCCCGTGTCGGGCTGGACCGTGATACCGCAATGACTGCGGCCAAGGCGATTTTCCGAACCGACCTTTACCGCGATCACCTTGCCTCGACCACGGCCGAAATGCCGGGTGCAAGCGAGAAACTCGAAGGCGCGCTGAGCGTGCCAACCGCCGTTGCCTCAGAATCAGGTCAGCTGACGCTGGCCCCGGATCGGTTCTTTGACGGGCGCATTTTTGACCCTTCCGCAAAAAACTGA
- a CDS encoding CmpA/NrtA family ABC transporter substrate-binding protein — protein MKNLYAAIASTTMLVSPAMAQMLDLEKDELTFGFIKLTDMAPLAVAYEQGFFLDEGLFVTLEAQANWKVLLDGVIDGTLDGAHMLAGQPLAATIGYGTEAHIITPFSMDLNGNGITVSNEVWEMMKPNIPTMDDGRPQHPISAAALVPVIDQFRSEGKPFNMGMVFPVSTHNYELRYWLAAGGINPGLYSPENVTGQIGGDVYLSVTPPPQMPSTMEAGTINGYCVGEPWNQQAVFKGIGVPVITDYELWKNNPEKVFGINASFAQDYPNTTLAVTKALIRAAMWLDENDNANREEAVEILSRSEYVGADAEVIANSMTGTFEYEKGDVRDVPDFNVFFRYNATYPFYSDAVWYLTQMRRWGQIAEAQTDAWYDETARSVYRPDIYLEAARLLVDEDLAAEADFPWDSDGYKAPTPASDIIDGIAYDGKTPNAYLESLPIGLKGAQIVVGDEVQG, from the coding sequence ATGAAGAACCTCTATGCTGCCATCGCCTCGACCACAATGCTGGTAAGCCCGGCCATGGCCCAGATGCTGGACTTGGAAAAAGACGAGCTGACGTTCGGCTTTATCAAGCTGACGGACATGGCGCCGCTCGCCGTGGCGTACGAACAGGGCTTTTTCCTCGATGAGGGGCTATTTGTGACGCTTGAGGCACAGGCCAACTGGAAGGTGCTGCTGGATGGCGTGATCGACGGCACATTGGACGGCGCGCACATGCTGGCGGGTCAGCCGCTGGCCGCCACCATCGGGTACGGGACCGAGGCGCATATCATCACCCCCTTTTCGATGGACCTGAACGGCAACGGCATCACTGTGTCGAACGAGGTCTGGGAGATGATGAAACCCAACATCCCGACAATGGACGATGGTCGCCCGCAGCACCCGATTTCCGCCGCGGCCCTGGTGCCGGTGATTGACCAGTTCCGGTCCGAGGGCAAGCCGTTCAACATGGGCATGGTGTTCCCGGTATCGACCCACAATTACGAATTGCGCTACTGGCTGGCCGCGGGCGGGATCAATCCCGGCCTCTATTCCCCCGAAAACGTCACCGGCCAGATCGGTGGCGATGTTTACCTGTCCGTCACACCACCGCCGCAGATGCCATCGACGATGGAAGCGGGCACAATCAACGGCTATTGCGTTGGTGAGCCGTGGAACCAGCAGGCGGTGTTCAAGGGCATCGGCGTGCCGGTGATCACCGACTATGAGTTGTGGAAGAACAACCCTGAAAAGGTGTTCGGCATCAACGCGAGTTTTGCGCAGGATTATCCCAATACCACACTGGCCGTGACCAAGGCGCTGATCCGCGCCGCGATGTGGCTGGACGAAAACGACAACGCCAACCGCGAAGAGGCGGTCGAGATCCTGTCGCGCTCAGAATATGTCGGTGCGGATGCCGAGGTGATCGCCAATTCGATGACCGGAACGTTTGAATATGAAAAGGGCGATGTGCGCGACGTCCCGGATTTCAACGTGTTCTTCCGCTACAACGCGACCTACCCGTTCTATTCTGACGCGGTCTGGTATCTGACGCAGATGCGCCGCTGGGGCCAGATCGCCGAGGCGCAGACCGACGCCTGGTACGATGAGACCGCGCGCAGCGTCTATCGCCCCGACATCTACCTTGAGGCCGCGCGCCTGCTGGTGGACGAAGATCTGGCCGCCGAGGCGGATTTCCCTTGGGACAGCGATGGCTACAAGGCACCGACCCCTGCGTCCGATATCATCGACGGTATCGCCTATGACGGCAAAACCCCCAACGCCTATCTGGAGAGCCTGCCGATCGGCCTGAAGGGTGCCCAGATCGTCGTCGGTGACGAGGTCCAGGGCTGA